In one window of Streptomyces sp. NBC_01224 DNA:
- a CDS encoding GtrA family protein translates to MSERGALRTRLDLLAREVAKFGAVGAFGLVVNIAVSNLLWRTTDLQVVRAGLLATFVAILFNYIGFRYWTYRDRDKTGRTRELTLFLLFSAVGAVIETGVLYVATYGFGWNSPVQSNVFKILGIGIATLFRFWSYRTWVFKALPAKETVLSAEGFLKQGRTEQVPRVEADPVRP, encoded by the coding sequence ATGAGCGAACGGGGCGCACTGCGAACCCGGCTGGATCTGCTGGCCCGGGAGGTCGCCAAGTTCGGCGCGGTCGGCGCATTCGGCCTGGTGGTCAATATCGCGGTATCCAATCTGCTCTGGCGTACCACGGACCTTCAGGTGGTGCGGGCAGGTCTGCTGGCGACGTTCGTCGCCATCCTCTTCAACTACATCGGCTTCCGCTACTGGACGTACCGGGACCGTGACAAGACCGGGCGGACCCGGGAGCTGACGCTGTTCCTGCTGTTCAGCGCGGTGGGTGCGGTCATCGAGACCGGTGTGCTGTACGTGGCGACGTACGGGTTCGGGTGGAACAGCCCGGTCCAGAGCAATGTCTTCAAGATCCTCGGGATCGGCATCGCGACGCTGTTCCGCTTCTGGTCCTACCGGACGTGGGTGTTCAAGGCGCTGCCAGCGAAGGAGACCGTGCTGAGCGCGGAGGGGTTCCTGAAGCAGGGACGTACGGAGCAGGTGCCGCGGGTCGAGGCGGATCCGGTGCGGCCGTAG